From a single Lacerta agilis isolate rLacAgi1 chromosome 3, rLacAgi1.pri, whole genome shotgun sequence genomic region:
- the FRMD1 gene encoding FERM domain-containing protein 1, with protein sequence MSKQALQNKMPPEFRNMCVLLPNRDQLNVMVGVKATGQELFEQVCDALRIKDPHFFGISVVKNNEYVFIDLEQKLCKYFPKEWKKEASKGTEKFSPPLVAFFRVQYYVENGRVISDKVARHYYYCHLREQVLRSRCTDKEEVYFLLAAYGLQVDVGDFQENFHRGNYFEPQTYFPQWIIARRGSDYILKHAPEMHREQQGLSTREAILKYVKESCLLEDVPVHFYRLQKDKKEDRPTIILGLTLKGMHIYQEVNHVRQLLYDFPWSHIGKLAFLGKKFVIQPDGLPSARKLVYYTGCPFRSRHLLQLLSNSHRVFLNIQPILKQIQMLEDAEEKKRYRESYISDTLEMDLDPSDKHSHGSGSSRGSEKNNRLSRQSTDSHGSSHTSGIEADSRHRISVEMSVDEPFGMDRVRRKEKSCSSNISCGSSGIDSGGKERAEEDSQDDEVELTVDESEEVPVDEPQSEDVIHGKPVDSLANDGVCCQDTNPNHLSVVQVTLIKVRGQSVESLRQLEEPKAMKCPDQHSHSLDDIRLHKCLQPPLSATLSSDTSHSYTFGCALEDKLASYGCVYSTADCKTKSALYGKRSMNCLSLDLLGEDQLPEEFVV encoded by the exons GTAAAAGCCACTGGACAGGAACTCTTCGAGCAAGTTTGTGACGCACTGAGAATTAAAGATCCTCACTTCTTTGGCATCAGTGTTGTAAAAA ACAATGAATATGTATTCATTGACCTGGAGCAGAAGCTTTGCAAATATTTCCCAAAGGAGTGGAAGAAAGAAGCAAGCAAA GGAACAGAGAAGTTCAGCCCTCCTTTGGTTGCTTTCTTCAGAGTACAGTACTATGTTGAAAATGGACGGGTTATAAG TGACAAGGTAGCACGGCATTACTACTACTGCCATCTCCGGGAGCAAGTGTTGAGGTCCCGGTGCACTGACAAAGAAGAAGTCTACTTCCTGCTGGCTGCTTATGGCCTGCAGGTTGACGTGGGGGACTTCCAGGAGAACTTCCACCGAGGGAACTACTTTGAACCTCAGACTTACTTCCCACAGTGG ATTATTGCAAGGCGAGGGAGTGACTATATCCTGAAGCATGCTCCAGAGATGCACCGGGAACAGCAAGGCCTGTCTACGAGGGAAGCCATTCTGAAGTACGTCAAGGAGTCCTGCTTGCTAGAAGATGTGCCTGTCCACTTCTACAGACTGCAGAAG GACAAGAAGGAGGATCGCCCAACCATCATTTTGGGTCTGACTCTTAAAGGGATGCACATCTATCAG GAGGTGAACCATGTTCGCCAGCTGCTCTATGACTTCCCCTGGTCACACATTGGCAAGCTAGCATTTCTG GGGAAAAAGTTTGTAATCCAGCCTGATGGTTTGCCTTCAGCCCGGAAGCTAGTTTACTACACAGGGTGCCCTTTCCGGTCTCGGCATTTGCTGCAGCTGCTCAGCAACAGCCACCGTGTGTTTCTTAACATCCAACCCATACTTAAGCAGATCCAGATGCTGGAAGATGCAGAAG AGAAGAAACGATATCGGGAATCCTACATCAGCGACACGTTGGAGATGGACCTTGATCCATCCGACAAGCATTCGCACGGCAGTGGAAGCAGCAGAGGAAGTGAGAAGAACAACCGTCTGTCCCGACAGTCGACCGACAGCCATGGCAGCTCTCACACGTCGGGCATTGAAGCCGACTCAAGGCATCGAATTTCGGTGGAGATGTCGGTGGACGAGCCCTTTGGGATGGATCGGGTTCGTCGGAAGGAGAAGTCCTGCAGCTCAAACATCAGCTGTGGGAGCTCTGGCATTGATAGCGGTGGCAAAGAGAGAGCCGAAGAGGACTCTCAGGATGATG AAGTTGAATTGACAGTGGACGAGTCGGAAGAGGTGCCTGTGGATGAGCCTCAGTCAGAGGATGTCATACATGGAAAACCTGTAGATTCGCTTGCAAATGATGGCGTTTGCTGCCAGG aCACAAATCCGAACCATCTTTCAGTAGTGCAAGTCACGTTAATAAAGGTCAGAGGCCAGAGTGTGGAATCGCTTCGCCAG CTTGAAGAGCCCAAAGCTATGAAGTGCCCGGACCAGCACAGCCATAGTCTAGATGACATCCGCCTTCACAAGTGTCTTCAACCTCCACTAAGTGCCACGTTATCTTCAGATACCTCACACAGCTATACGTTTGGTTGCGCCTTAGAGGATAAGCTGGCCAGCTATGGATGTGTTTATTCAACAGCCGACTGCAAAACCAAGTCTGCCCTCTATGGGAAGAGGTCCATGAACTGCCTGTCTCTGGATCTCTTGGGGGAAGATCAGCTCCCAGAGGAATTTGTGGTGTAG